In one Bacillus sp. Marseille-P3661 genomic region, the following are encoded:
- a CDS encoding tripartite tricarboxylate transporter TctB family protein has translation MEGKYVSYTTMIFLIFIGVFYYIGADQFSLERDSSTLGPDYFPKLLSILLVIFCVINLFKIRKESKSKFELNNLKMIVLTIATICLYITSWSLLGLFYINTFLFLLLLLSLYQFKQKVKYKYLKNAVISLSFTLFIYLLFDLILALNL, from the coding sequence ATGGAAGGGAAATATGTTTCATACACTACAATGATCTTTCTTATATTCATTGGAGTCTTTTATTATATCGGTGCTGACCAGTTTTCATTAGAAAGGGACTCTAGCACATTGGGGCCTGATTATTTTCCTAAACTGCTGTCCATTTTATTAGTAATATTTTGTGTTATTAATCTTTTTAAAATTAGAAAGGAAAGTAAAAGTAAATTCGAATTAAATAATTTAAAAATGATAGTTTTAACCATTGCAACCATTTGTTTGTATATCACATCCTGGTCCTTGTTGGGTCTGTTTTATATCAATACCTTCTTGTTCTTATTATTACTATTATCTCTATATCAATTTAAGCAGAAAGTTAAGTATAAATATTTAAAAAATGCGGTAATTTCATTATCATTTACTCTTTTTATCTATTTACTTTTTGATTTAATATTGGCATTAAACTTATAA
- a CDS encoding IclR family transcriptional regulator yields MEKKEKSMVGVIPKTFAILRAFVEEKSEWGVRDLAKYLGLTVTTLHRLVLQLKEEGVLEHNPVTNKYIIGTEMIRISSVIASENQISKVTRKYMEKISGEFNESVYLILYDNLKKRITFVDKVNGTNPLQYVINLGESLSLPYAAGGKCILAYLSIGDVNLILNEEGFSQVEKDKILSELELIRENGYSTSEGERVKGVMGVASPFLDHSKQPIGALACVIPNTRVNQALIEAVKNEIRDASSEISDILGYKPDYD; encoded by the coding sequence ATGGAAAAGAAAGAAAAATCAATGGTAGGAGTAATACCTAAAACATTTGCCATATTAAGGGCATTTGTTGAGGAGAAATCTGAATGGGGTGTACGTGACCTAGCTAAATATTTGGGATTGACGGTTACTACTTTGCATAGGTTGGTTCTTCAATTAAAAGAGGAAGGCGTGTTAGAGCACAACCCAGTGACTAATAAATATATAATCGGAACAGAAATGATAAGAATCAGCTCAGTTATTGCTTCTGAAAATCAAATATCTAAAGTTACTAGGAAGTATATGGAAAAAATATCTGGAGAATTTAACGAGTCTGTCTACTTGATATTGTATGACAACTTAAAAAAAAGAATAACATTCGTTGATAAAGTAAATGGAACTAATCCTCTGCAATATGTTATTAATTTAGGTGAATCACTGAGTTTGCCCTATGCTGCAGGTGGCAAATGCATCCTTGCTTACCTATCAATAGGTGATGTTAATCTAATTTTAAATGAAGAGGGTTTCTCGCAAGTAGAGAAAGATAAAATACTAAGTGAACTCGAGCTTATAAGGGAGAATGGGTATTCAACTTCAGAAGGTGAGCGAGTTAAAGGGGTAATGGGGGTAGCCTCGCCTTTCTTAGATCACTCCAAGCAACCAATTGGAGCATTAGCATGTGTCATACCAAATACCCGTGTTAATCAAGCCCTTATTGAGGCGGTAAAAAACGAAATTAGAGATGCTTCTTCTGAGATATCTGATATTCTAGGTTATAAACCAGATTATGATTAA